Proteins from a single region of Artemia franciscana chromosome 20, ASM3288406v1, whole genome shotgun sequence:
- the LOC136040170 gene encoding uncharacterized protein LOC136040170 isoform X2 has protein sequence MSLLWSRRLPREKELEEAFATTKLSGLKHWSKPENIPIVTSKDPQPAVLPDRIVMGGPISGFMVFFGDKDAWRVQPPEGKLPEMFKNLHLVRDHMGVNEMYHNVKSFVHAPRVHQILKESVKECVCNAWKEECLRKRRLPSRRKGKGAKAAHNLPSTLPSVAMHPQGRQVLPNPPCLMGILTSSSPRLMDDQRTICNNFQERQTSPNRPSSSPHLNKTQQWSLSSRDRAKSSHNLSLPHPRRPLVSNGMPLVWQGGNFSQTIHTKASPRDESSSRGRVQCWEQLTPRTAFNPASNILRPHCFSTNNTLSRSHPYLSSIQSQGNTVRMAEVMRPATDIKYQDFLNQFSAQPSENTFLNNFEDCHKKGTAGIGNIFSMNEEMAPNMRLGRKAGLLPHPAGLISYRGRRY, from the coding sequence ATGTCTTTGTTATGGTCAAGACGGCTACCGAGGGAGAAGGAGCTAGAAGAAGCGTTCGCCACCACCAAACTATCTGGATTAAAACATTGGAGTAAACCAGAAAATATTCCTATCGTCACCAGCAAGGACCCACAGCCTGCAGTACTACCCGACCGTATAGTCATGGGAGGGCCTATTTCGGGGTTCATGGTATTTTTCGGTGATAAAGACGCCTGGCGGGTGCAACCTCCTGAGGGTAAACTGCCCGAAATGTTCAAGAATCTCCACTTAGTTCGCGATCACATGGGAGTAAATGAAATGTATCACAACGTGAAAAGTTTTGTTCATGCTCCTAGAGTCCACCAGATCTTAAAAGAGTCGGTAAAGGAATGCGTCTGCAACGCTTGGAAGGAAGAATGCCTTCGAAAACGCCGGCTACCGTCACGTCGAAAGGGTAAAGGAGCCAAGGCAGCTCACAATCTTCCATCGACTTTACCATCTGTAGCTATGCATCCCCAGGGACGGCAGGTTTTGCCCAACCCTCCTTGTCTAATGGGTATCTTAACCTCTTCATCTCCCCGCCTAATGGATGATCAACGAACTATTTGCAACAACTTTCAGGAACGACAAACCAGTCCGAATCGCCCCTCTTCTTCGCCCCACCTGAATAAAACCCAACAGTGGTCGCTCTCTTCACGTGATCGTGCCAAATCATCGCATAATCTCAGTCTTCCGCATCCTCGAAGACCCTTAGTTAGTAATGGAATGCCTCTTGTCTGGCAAGGGGGTAACTTTTCCCAAACTATCCACACAAAGGCCAGCCCTCGCGATGAATCCTCTTCAAGGGGGAGGGTTCAATGCTGGGAGCAACTCACTCCCCGAACAGCATTCAACCCAGCCTCAAATATTTTACGCCCACATTGCTTCTCAACAAACAATACTCTGAGTCGAAGCCACCCATATCTATCTTCCATTCAATCACAGGGTAACACTGTAAGAATGGCCGAGGTTATGCGCCCGGCCACTGATATTAAGTACCAAGACTTCCTAAATCAGTTTTCTGCACAACCAagtgaaaatacctttttgaataattttgaagATTGTCATAAGAAAGGTACGGCTGGGATCGGAAACATCTTTTCTATGAACGAGGAAATGGCCCCCAATATGCGGCTGGGTAGAAAGGCAGGTCTACTCCCGCATCCGGCAGGTTTAATCTCATACAGAGGAAGAAGATATTAA